One window of the Nocardia huaxiensis genome contains the following:
- a CDS encoding HAD hydrolase-like protein has translation MEKPSVEFFEQVVEAAPCAADEIGYVGDRIDNDVAPAKKVGRLPPAWALGLDSSRIT, from the coding sequence ATGGAGAAGCCGTCGGTGGAGTTCTTCGAGCAGGTCGTCGAGGCCGCGCCCTGCGCTGCCGATGAGATCGGCTATGTCGGTGATCGAATCGACAATGATGTAGCGCCAGCGAAGAAGGTGGGCCGCCTACCTCCAGCGTGGGCCTTGGGGCTGGATTCTTCGCGAATCACCTGA
- a CDS encoding IS3 family transposase (programmed frameshift) has protein sequence MSSRKKYPVELRERAIRMFVEIQDQHESEWAAMKAVADLLGVGTPETVRKWVRQGQIDGGTRPGVSTDESAELKRLRRENAELKRANGILKAASGFLRGRTGPAPTLTVRFISEHQGRREHGGLRWGVESICAALTELGVKIAPSTYYEHRNRTPTQREQRDQELNVQITRVHNENYRVYGARKVWLQLNREGIGVARCRVERLMRGLGLRGAVRGKVKRTTIADPAAPRSADLVRRKFSPAAPNRLWVADFTYVSTWSGWVYVAFVVDAYARRIIGWRTSTSMTTGLVLDAIEHAIWTRNRDGWDVKDVVHHNDRGSQYTSIAFTERLAEAGIQPSVGAVGSSYDNALAETINGLYKTELIKPRGPWRTVDHVELATAEWVDWFNHRRLYRNCGDMPPAELEAAYYAQQPAQQLAELSHQ, from the exons GTGTCGTCGAGGAAGAAGTACCCGGTCGAGCTGCGTGAGCGAGCGATCCGGATGTTCGTGGAGATCCAGGATCAACACGAGTCGGAGTGGGCCGCGATGAAAGCGGTCGCCGATCTGCTCGGCGTGGGGACCCCGGAAACGGTCCGCAAGTGGGTGCGTCAGGGCCAGATCGACGGTGGAACCCGTCCCGGGGTGAGCACCGATGAGTCCGCGGAGTTGAAGCGGTTGCGGCGTGAGAACGCAGAACTCAAGCGCGCCAACGGAATTCTGAAAGCCGCGTCGG GTTTTCTTCGCGGCCGAACTGGACCGGCCCCAACGCTGACCGTCAGGTTCATCAGCGAACATCAAGGCCGTCGCGAACACGGCGGCCTGCGATGGGGTGTCGAGTCGATCTGCGCCGCGCTCACCGAGCTCGGCGTCAAGATCGCCCCATCGACCTACTACGAACATCGCAACCGGACCCCGACCCAGCGCGAACAGCGTGACCAGGAATTGAATGTGCAGATCACGCGCGTGCACAACGAGAACTACCGGGTCTACGGGGCCCGGAAAGTGTGGCTGCAGCTCAACCGCGAGGGCATCGGCGTCGCCCGTTGCCGGGTGGAACGGCTGATGCGTGGTCTCGGATTACGAGGTGCGGTGCGCGGCAAGGTCAAACGGACCACGATCGCGGACCCGGCCGCGCCGCGGTCGGCGGATCTGGTGCGACGCAAGTTCTCTCCTGCGGCACCGAATCGGTTGTGGGTAGCCGATTTCACCTACGTCTCGACGTGGTCGGGATGGGTATATGTCGCGTTCGTCGTGGACGCCTACGCCCGTCGGATCATCGGCTGGCGCACCTCCACGTCGATGACGACCGGGTTGGTGCTCGACGCGATCGAGCATGCCATCTGGACTCGGAACCGCGATGGATGGGATGTGAAAGATGTTGTCCACCACAATGATAGGGGATCTCAATATACCTCGATCGCGTTCACCGAACGCCTCGCCGAGGCCGGGATCCAACCCTCTGTAGGGGCGGTCGGCTCCTCTTATGACAACGCACTCGCCGAGACGATCAACGGTCTCTACAAGACCGAACTGATCAAACCTCGAGGCCCGTGGCGCACGGTCGATCACGTCGAGTTGGCCACCGCCGAATGGGTCGACTGGTTCAATCACCGTCGCCTCTACCGCAATTGCGGTGACATGCCACCTGCCGAACTGGAAGCCGCCTACTACGCTCAACAACCAGCCCAGCAACTCGCTGAGCTGTCACACCAATAA
- the cas5c gene encoding type I-C CRISPR-associated protein Cas5c, translating to MPVVVQVRGPGALFTRPGLTAERMTYSVMTPTAATGVLTAIFWKPEIRYRIQRIEVLNPVKTFTLRRNETTDLPSLGDAVSRGRTVDTAANRVQRNALCLKDVEYRIHAHIEVQAGAGKNEAAYRDQLRRRVERGSCFSQPYLGTREFPAEFGVADDRKPIALSGDLGVMLHSIDYSTTPRQSRWFRAKLRDGVMEVPRDGIGDDALPEA from the coding sequence GTGCCCGTCGTAGTTCAGGTTCGTGGGCCTGGCGCGTTGTTCACGCGACCAGGGTTAACCGCGGAACGGATGACCTATTCGGTGATGACGCCGACAGCTGCTACCGGTGTGCTCACCGCTATTTTCTGGAAACCGGAGATTCGGTACCGAATTCAGCGTATCGAGGTGCTCAACCCGGTGAAGACATTCACGTTGCGGCGCAACGAGACTACCGACCTTCCCTCTCTCGGGGACGCGGTGTCGCGTGGCCGGACCGTGGACACGGCCGCGAATCGGGTGCAGCGGAATGCGTTGTGTCTCAAGGATGTCGAGTATCGAATCCATGCGCACATCGAGGTGCAGGCTGGGGCTGGCAAGAACGAGGCGGCGTACCGGGATCAGTTGCGGCGCAGGGTAGAGAGGGGCAGCTGCTTCAGCCAGCCGTATCTCGGGACGCGTGAGTTTCCGGCGGAGTTCGGTGTCGCCGATGATCGGAAGCCGATTGCCTTGTCGGGAGATTTGGGAGTGATGCTGCACAGCATCGACTACTCCACGACTCCCCGGCAGTCCCGATGGTTCCGGGCGAAACTCCGAGACGGTGTCATGGAGGTCCCCCGCGACGGTATCGGCGACGACGCGTTACCGGAGGCGTGA
- a CDS encoding type I-C CRISPR-associated protein Cas8c/Csd1 has product MLLERLVSYAREHRGTVPAFHRDREFRWKLDVSATARGIDSVPTLVPLKDPDKPRRGIVHTTPSSTRTVGVSPNLAADDAQYVFGWIDDNTDQARAQQCHEAFVQLIHEWAESVPTEIDPVPHTLSALFRSGLLASLEQPEELRAKDGVLITVNGVPAYRSVSAADYWRTHVGTKKGTGRTGACMICQQVRPLANTIPGKVPAPLVPGASNDAALVSINERVFGYDLEAQLTHTPICMGCADDLMVGLTTVLSSSSSLTLSGQDTRLAWWVSGSDESDWMDLLLEPDPDQVNQLFLDVHRGRERTSRLTGRFCWMAVGGNISRIMVRQWVDIALTCADDSAVSHDENVLAWFRDHKNTPRRTAPIRRSDGTEIPAGQWIHSPGRFAACLGRWDGATKQYRPFGAKNADRPEQALLQLLRVAVLNEPVPVAIQTHLIHRIRNDGRVDDCRASLIRLALTRSPARPKDTSIPMALDETCTDPAYLAGRLFAVLEQTQRAAHRAPRARSADSGSLNSGDDGQPENSNRSPVNSTYGDRYFRRAIETPQPVVLQGIKQSQAWLTKIRRRDGEARSQWYSNRIRAIVDPMTPSAWIPLRNNLWQQGQFVLGYNHQLAHRTMGENAETV; this is encoded by the coding sequence ATGCTGCTGGAGCGCTTGGTGTCCTACGCGCGGGAGCATCGTGGAACCGTGCCAGCGTTTCATCGTGACCGCGAGTTCCGTTGGAAGTTGGATGTTTCCGCGACGGCTCGGGGTATCGACTCGGTACCGACATTGGTGCCGCTGAAGGATCCGGACAAACCGCGCAGGGGAATCGTTCACACGACTCCTTCATCGACCCGCACCGTCGGGGTCTCGCCGAACTTAGCTGCCGACGACGCCCAGTACGTTTTTGGGTGGATCGACGACAACACCGACCAGGCCCGAGCGCAACAGTGCCACGAGGCATTCGTGCAGTTGATCCACGAATGGGCCGAATCGGTGCCGACCGAGATCGATCCGGTTCCCCACACGTTGTCCGCGCTGTTCCGATCGGGGCTGTTGGCGAGTCTCGAACAACCGGAAGAGTTACGAGCCAAGGACGGCGTGCTCATCACCGTGAACGGGGTCCCCGCCTACCGCAGTGTCTCCGCAGCCGACTACTGGCGCACCCATGTCGGTACGAAGAAGGGGACCGGACGTACCGGTGCCTGCATGATCTGTCAACAGGTCCGGCCGTTGGCCAATACCATTCCCGGAAAGGTACCTGCCCCTCTGGTGCCGGGCGCTAGCAATGACGCGGCACTGGTCAGTATCAACGAGCGCGTGTTCGGCTACGACCTGGAAGCCCAGCTCACCCATACACCGATCTGTATGGGCTGCGCCGATGACTTGATGGTCGGGCTGACCACGGTGCTGTCCTCGAGTAGCAGCCTCACACTCTCCGGACAGGACACCCGGCTGGCATGGTGGGTCTCCGGCAGCGACGAATCCGATTGGATGGATCTGCTGCTCGAACCCGACCCTGACCAGGTCAATCAGCTGTTCCTCGACGTGCACCGAGGCAGGGAGCGCACCAGCCGGCTGACCGGTCGATTCTGTTGGATGGCGGTGGGCGGCAACATCTCCCGGATCATGGTCAGGCAATGGGTTGATATCGCTCTCACCTGTGCCGATGACAGCGCTGTCAGTCACGACGAGAACGTGCTGGCCTGGTTTCGCGACCACAAGAACACTCCGCGGCGCACCGCGCCTATCCGGCGCTCGGATGGCACGGAGATCCCTGCGGGACAGTGGATTCACAGCCCCGGACGGTTTGCCGCCTGTTTGGGGCGATGGGATGGGGCCACCAAGCAGTATCGCCCCTTTGGTGCCAAGAACGCCGACCGCCCGGAACAGGCTCTGCTGCAACTGCTTCGGGTCGCAGTCCTCAACGAACCGGTACCCGTCGCGATTCAAACCCATCTGATCCACCGCATCCGCAACGACGGCCGGGTCGATGACTGTCGCGCCTCTCTGATCCGTCTCGCCCTCACCCGTAGCCCCGCCCGACCGAAGGACACCTCCATACCGATGGCCCTCGATGAAACCTGCACCGACCCCGCCTATCTCGCCGGACGCCTCTTTGCTGTCCTTGAACAAACTCAGCGCGCCGCTCACCGTGCGCCTAGAGCAAGGTCCGCCGACTCCGGCTCTTTGAACTCTGGGGACGATGGTCAGCCGGAGAACTCGAACCGTTCCCCGGTAAACAGCACCTACGGGGACCGCTATTTCCGCCGCGCGATCGAGACGCCGCAACCTGTTGTGCTGCAAGGGATCAAGCAGTCACAAGCCTGGCTGACCAAGATCCGCCGCCGAGACGGGGAGGCGCGTTCCCAGTGGTACTCCAACCGAATTCGCGCGATCGTGGATCCGATGACACCGTCGGCGTGGATTCCCCTGCGGAACAACCTGTGGCAGCAGGGCCAGTTCGTCCTCGGCTATAACCACCAACTCGCCCACCGGACCATGGGCGAGAACGCCGAAACGGTTTAA
- the cas3 gene encoding CRISPR-associated helicase Cas3', which produces MVLWAHSARQSVNANGVLSLGPRHELSDHCRSTAEWAARFASVFGAGELAYVLGLFHDAGKAACAWQQRLLEVEGTDDRVGIGHKELGARRVFPVAGLASMAILGHHGGLTSVADLAQLLTSQEDRTEADSISRFLSAIPEATVAPHGPELFPKRFRFGADNLTMEMRLRMVFSALVDADHLDTAAHRRGWRGPRVAAPVDMAILAERFERRRAARIAGHDDSGIGFLRSQVYKAAVDASSWEPGLFRLAAPTGLGKTYAQGAFALHHAARWGKRRVVVAVPFITITEQNAGVYRQMLDDVDQCMVLEHHSNVRFDEGEDGSKQTSAQRWARLAADNWDAPFVVTTTVQLFESLFGRKPSQIRKLHRLAGAVVVLDEVQALPNRLLLPILSGLRTLTEQFGTTVLLTSATQPQFQALSVWKAGESSDGVQIREVIDDPQPLFEQARRVRYQWRFDPQPTWDEIADELIQQRQAMVIVNSVRDARNLYRLMSQERDHVWHLSTRMCPQHRRAVLKVVTDRLREGLPTLVVATQLVEAGVDLSFPVVWRALAPADSIQQAGGRANRSGEFASGGTVVVFDPADGRRPADYELACALTVKYFGPGGAELDDQGALGRYYRELYSDLQLDHCPLDRSKAPAGQVIQQHREKLDYLAVSEGPLLDPGRSAKRDAKLAFRMIPDDSAPVVVVDHEEAEHVESLLAELVAGTIKAGAALRQLQPWIVQLRNTIASKPEVAALMDDVVGESPR; this is translated from the coding sequence GTGGTTCTTTGGGCGCACAGTGCACGTCAGTCGGTCAACGCGAATGGTGTTCTATCGCTGGGGCCTCGACATGAACTGAGTGATCATTGCCGGTCGACTGCGGAGTGGGCGGCGCGCTTTGCCTCCGTCTTCGGTGCTGGGGAGCTCGCCTATGTACTAGGGCTGTTCCACGATGCAGGGAAGGCAGCGTGCGCCTGGCAGCAGCGTCTTCTTGAGGTCGAGGGGACCGACGACCGAGTCGGGATCGGACATAAGGAGCTCGGTGCGCGTCGGGTCTTTCCGGTCGCAGGGTTGGCGTCGATGGCGATCCTGGGTCACCACGGTGGGCTCACGAGCGTCGCCGATCTAGCCCAGCTTTTGACGTCTCAGGAGGACCGAACGGAGGCTGACTCGATCAGCCGGTTCCTGTCGGCGATACCGGAAGCGACCGTCGCTCCGCACGGTCCGGAACTGTTTCCGAAGCGGTTTCGATTCGGTGCGGACAACCTCACGATGGAGATGCGATTGCGGATGGTGTTTTCGGCGCTGGTTGATGCCGATCATCTCGATACTGCCGCCCATCGCCGCGGCTGGCGCGGTCCTCGGGTTGCCGCGCCGGTCGACATGGCGATCTTGGCGGAGCGTTTCGAGCGGAGGCGTGCGGCACGGATCGCCGGGCATGATGACAGCGGGATCGGGTTCCTCCGCTCGCAGGTGTACAAGGCCGCAGTCGATGCATCGAGTTGGGAGCCAGGGCTTTTCCGGCTGGCTGCGCCGACTGGGCTAGGAAAGACCTACGCGCAAGGAGCGTTCGCGCTGCACCACGCGGCGCGCTGGGGCAAGCGGCGCGTCGTGGTGGCTGTCCCGTTCATTACGATCACCGAACAGAACGCTGGCGTGTATCGGCAGATGCTCGATGACGTCGATCAGTGCATGGTGCTCGAGCATCATTCCAACGTTCGGTTCGACGAAGGTGAAGACGGATCGAAGCAGACCAGTGCGCAGCGGTGGGCTCGGCTGGCTGCCGACAACTGGGATGCCCCTTTCGTCGTGACGACCACGGTTCAACTGTTCGAGTCACTGTTCGGTAGGAAGCCCTCGCAGATCCGCAAGTTGCATCGACTCGCCGGTGCGGTCGTGGTTCTCGATGAGGTTCAGGCGCTGCCGAACCGGCTGCTCCTGCCAATCTTGAGCGGACTTCGGACCCTGACAGAACAATTCGGTACCACGGTCCTGCTGACGTCGGCGACCCAGCCACAGTTCCAAGCGTTGTCGGTGTGGAAGGCCGGTGAGAGTAGCGACGGCGTACAGATCAGGGAGGTCATCGACGACCCTCAACCATTGTTCGAGCAGGCTCGTCGCGTCCGATACCAGTGGCGATTCGACCCCCAGCCAACCTGGGACGAGATCGCTGACGAGCTCATCCAACAACGCCAGGCCATGGTGATCGTCAACTCGGTCCGTGACGCACGGAACCTGTATCGACTGATGTCACAGGAGCGCGACCACGTCTGGCATCTGTCCACACGAATGTGTCCCCAGCACCGCCGCGCAGTCCTGAAGGTTGTGACCGACCGACTCAGGGAAGGACTGCCCACCCTGGTGGTCGCGACACAACTGGTGGAGGCCGGAGTGGACCTGTCGTTTCCGGTGGTATGGCGGGCCCTGGCACCGGCCGATTCCATTCAACAGGCGGGTGGGCGCGCCAATCGCAGCGGTGAATTCGCTTCCGGTGGAACAGTTGTCGTGTTCGATCCGGCAGACGGACGTCGGCCGGCGGACTACGAACTCGCCTGCGCGCTGACCGTCAAGTACTTCGGTCCCGGCGGTGCCGAGCTCGACGACCAAGGGGCATTGGGGCGTTACTACCGGGAGCTCTACAGCGATCTTCAACTCGACCATTGTCCGTTGGATCGTTCAAAAGCCCCTGCCGGGCAGGTGATTCAGCAGCACCGTGAGAAGCTGGACTACCTCGCGGTGAGCGAAGGCCCCCTCCTCGATCCCGGACGTTCCGCGAAACGCGATGCCAAACTGGCCTTTCGGATGATCCCCGACGACTCAGCGCCAGTGGTTGTCGTGGATCACGAGGAAGCCGAACATGTGGAATCGCTGTTGGCCGAGTTGGTGGCAGGCACGATCAAGGCCGGAGCAGCACTTCGGCAGTTGCAGCCGTGGATCGTTCAGCTGCGCAACACAATTGCGAGCAAGCCGGAAGTAGCGGCGTTGATGGATGACGTAGTCGGTGAATCGCCCCGGTGA
- the istB gene encoding IS21-like element helper ATPase IstB, with translation MATKTSPNGARNVGSEIAYLARALKAPTLAGAVDRLAERARAESWSHEEFLAACLQREVAAREAHGGEGRIRAARFPSRKSLEEFDFDHQRSLKRDTITHLGTLDFITAKENVVFLGPPGTGKTHLSIGLSIRACQAGHRVAFATAAEWVARLAESHQAGKLQAELIKLGRIPLLVVDEVGYIPFESEAANLFFQLVSSRYERASLIVTSNKPFGRWGEVFGDDIVAAAMIDRLVHHAEVISLKGDSYRLKDRDLGRVPAAKTND, from the coding sequence ATGGCCACCAAAACCTCCCCCAACGGTGCCCGCAACGTCGGCTCCGAAATCGCCTATCTGGCCAGAGCTCTCAAAGCTCCAACGCTCGCCGGCGCGGTCGACCGGCTCGCCGAACGCGCCCGCGCGGAAAGCTGGAGTCACGAGGAATTCCTGGCGGCCTGTCTGCAGCGCGAGGTCGCCGCCCGTGAGGCTCACGGCGGTGAAGGACGCATCCGCGCCGCCCGGTTCCCGTCCCGGAAATCCCTGGAAGAGTTCGACTTCGACCACCAACGGTCATTGAAGCGAGACACCATCACCCATCTGGGAACCCTGGACTTCATCACCGCCAAGGAGAACGTGGTGTTCCTGGGCCCGCCCGGAACCGGCAAAACCCACCTGTCGATCGGGCTGTCCATCCGCGCCTGTCAGGCCGGGCATCGGGTCGCGTTCGCGACCGCCGCGGAATGGGTCGCCAGGCTGGCCGAGTCCCATCAAGCCGGAAAACTGCAGGCAGAGCTGATCAAGCTGGGCCGGATTCCGCTGCTCGTGGTCGACGAAGTCGGCTATATCCCTTTCGAGTCCGAGGCCGCCAACCTGTTCTTCCAACTCGTCTCTTCCCGCTATGAACGGGCGAGTCTGATAGTCACCAGCAACAAACCCTTCGGCCGCTGGGGAGAGGTGTTCGGCGACGACATCGTCGCCGCTGCCATGATCGACCGGCTGGTCCACCACGCCGAAGTCATCTCCCTCAAAGGCGACAGCTATCGGCTCAAGGACCGCGACCTCGGCCGCGTCCCCGCGGCCAAGACCAACGACTGA
- the cas4 gene encoding CRISPR-associated protein Cas4: MPISAIEHYAYCPRQAVLIWQEAYFESNADTVRGDIAHAAVDRGGTLTGRRGARVWRSLPVYSNILAIHGVCDTVEWTDAGPIPVEHKSGRYAPGGPADLQVAAQVLCLREMLEQPVPHGLVFAGKSRRRYEVQVNEALVASTTETIEALRHQMMVPIPPPPVNDHRCKRCSLRPGCMPEISSSGEIDLFTPRRPRDL; encoded by the coding sequence GTGCCGATCTCGGCTATCGAGCACTACGCCTACTGCCCAAGACAGGCGGTATTGATCTGGCAGGAGGCGTATTTCGAGTCCAACGCCGATACTGTCCGAGGCGATATAGCCCATGCGGCGGTCGATCGTGGCGGTACGCTCACCGGGCGTCGCGGAGCACGGGTGTGGCGGTCCCTGCCCGTTTACAGCAATATTCTGGCCATCCACGGCGTCTGCGACACCGTCGAGTGGACCGATGCCGGGCCGATACCGGTCGAACACAAATCCGGCCGATACGCACCCGGTGGCCCCGCCGACCTCCAAGTGGCAGCTCAAGTGCTCTGCCTGCGTGAGATGCTCGAGCAACCAGTTCCCCACGGACTGGTATTCGCCGGGAAGAGTCGCCGCCGGTACGAAGTTCAGGTGAACGAGGCGCTCGTCGCCTCGACGACCGAGACCATCGAGGCACTCCGGCACCAGATGATGGTGCCGATCCCACCCCCTCCGGTCAACGATCACCGGTGCAAGCGATGTTCACTCCGCCCCGGTTGCATGCCGGAAATCTCATCGAGTGGAGAGATCGACCTCTTCACCCCTCGCCGACCCAGAGACCTATGA
- the cas2 gene encoding CRISPR-associated endonuclease Cas2 — MELLITYDVETTTPQGAQRLRRVAKICEGYGHRVQKSVFEVTCTPVTRLRLEADLVNTIDPARDSIRIYHLDRGTFDTARHLGAAIDPPHSAPLIL; from the coding sequence ATGGAGCTACTCATCACCTACGACGTAGAAACCACGACACCTCAAGGCGCGCAGCGTCTTCGGCGTGTGGCCAAGATCTGCGAAGGCTACGGTCATCGAGTCCAGAAATCGGTCTTCGAAGTCACCTGCACACCTGTCACTCGACTCCGGCTCGAAGCAGATCTGGTCAACACCATTGATCCCGCTCGTGACAGCATCCGCATATACCATCTCGACCGCGGGACCTTCGATACCGCAAGACATCTCGGCGCAGCCATAGACCCACCCCACAGCGCACCACTGATCCTGTGA
- the cas7c gene encoding type I-C CRISPR-associated protein Cas7/Csd2 — protein MSTTLAAHLNPDVRHDMVFYFDVTDGNPNGDPDAGNQPRTDLETGHGLVTDVCLKRKIRDTFPLIAAGNSRYGIFVEAGHALNTRLKESLTANGFDAAPAKEAKDGTGKAKSGKTKAKLTPEQVATARAWLCDRYADIRLFGAVLSTGETNALGSIRGPLQFGMARSIDPIIPTEHAITRVTQTRQEDIDQGESTEMGSKWTVPYGLYRVEVTYSAARAAQTGVDSKDLELLYQILEMMFDHDSAATRGRMTARGLHVFSHDNAFGNAPAATLLERVRVDAGVRPVGHPGPRRFTDYTVDVADTEVLPTGVIYTRVFG, from the coding sequence ATGTCCACGACCCTTGCTGCTCATCTCAACCCCGACGTTCGCCATGACATGGTCTTCTACTTCGATGTCACCGACGGCAATCCCAACGGTGACCCCGACGCCGGCAACCAACCAAGAACCGACCTCGAAACCGGACACGGACTGGTGACCGACGTATGCCTGAAACGCAAAATCCGCGACACCTTTCCCCTGATCGCCGCAGGGAACTCCCGCTACGGCATCTTCGTTGAGGCCGGGCACGCCCTCAACACTCGCCTCAAGGAATCCTTGACCGCGAACGGATTCGATGCCGCGCCCGCAAAAGAAGCCAAGGACGGTACCGGCAAGGCCAAATCCGGCAAGACCAAAGCGAAGCTGACCCCCGAACAGGTCGCCACGGCACGAGCGTGGCTGTGCGACCGATACGCCGACATCCGGTTGTTCGGCGCAGTGCTGTCCACCGGCGAGACAAACGCGCTCGGCAGTATCCGTGGCCCCTTGCAGTTCGGGATGGCACGGTCGATCGACCCGATCATTCCCACCGAGCACGCCATCACCCGCGTCACCCAGACCCGCCAGGAAGACATCGACCAGGGCGAGTCCACCGAGATGGGCTCGAAATGGACAGTGCCCTACGGTCTCTACCGCGTGGAGGTCACCTACTCGGCGGCGCGCGCCGCCCAAACAGGGGTCGATTCGAAAGATCTCGAACTGCTCTACCAGATTCTGGAGATGATGTTCGATCACGACAGTGCGGCGACCCGCGGTCGTATGACTGCTCGCGGCCTGCATGTGTTCAGCCACGACAACGCCTTCGGCAATGCGCCCGCCGCTACCCTGCTCGAACGGGTCCGCGTCGATGCTGGTGTCCGTCCGGTAGGCCACCCGGGTCCGCGTCGATTCACCGACTACACCGTCGATGTCGCCGATACCGAAGTCCTCCCGACAGGGGTCATCTATACCCGTGTGTTCGGCTGA
- the cas1c gene encoding type I-C CRISPR-associated endonuclease Cas1c, giving the protein MTELLKTLFVTTPGTSLHLDGDALRVYHPDKPGRHLLPLIRLHDIVVFNGVTVSNDLMHRCAADGRSLTWLTRNGKFLARVAGPVPGNPHLRIQQLHAHIDTGHQLRLAQAMVAGKLHNYRQLLLRTARDATGRRQVSLREVAESHSAALQSLRTATSLDEVRGIEGRAARDYFQSLPDLAPGASVGRNRRPPTDPINCLLSFGYGLLRSAVHGALEQVGLDPYIGYLHGIRPAKPALALDLMEEFRPLLVDRLVLTLFNRGQIKNTHTETFPGGQVQLTTDGRKLFLEQWSIAREKPWPHVHLDREVPAALLPLAQARLLARHLRDRTDTYVPWTVS; this is encoded by the coding sequence ATGACTGAACTGCTGAAAACCCTGTTCGTCACCACCCCCGGCACCAGTTTGCATTTGGACGGTGACGCCCTGCGCGTGTACCACCCTGACAAGCCAGGGCGTCATCTCCTGCCACTCATCCGCCTGCACGACATCGTCGTCTTCAACGGTGTGACGGTGAGTAACGACCTGATGCATCGCTGCGCTGCCGACGGTCGCAGCCTGACCTGGCTGACCCGCAACGGCAAGTTCCTCGCTCGTGTCGCCGGGCCGGTCCCAGGCAACCCGCACCTGCGCATCCAACAGCTACACGCCCACATCGACACGGGCCACCAACTGCGCCTGGCACAAGCCATGGTCGCCGGCAAGCTGCACAACTACCGACAACTCCTACTGCGAACCGCACGAGACGCTACCGGCCGGCGTCAGGTCAGCCTGCGTGAAGTCGCGGAAAGCCATTCCGCCGCATTGCAATCGCTCCGCACCGCAACATCGCTCGACGAAGTCCGAGGTATCGAAGGCCGCGCTGCACGGGACTATTTCCAAAGCCTCCCCGACCTGGCCCCTGGTGCCTCGGTCGGACGCAATCGGCGACCACCCACCGATCCGATCAACTGCCTGCTGTCGTTCGGATACGGCCTTCTGCGCTCAGCGGTCCACGGCGCGCTCGAACAGGTCGGTCTCGACCCTTACATCGGATATCTCCACGGCATCCGCCCGGCCAAACCTGCTCTCGCACTGGATCTTATGGAAGAATTTCGGCCACTGCTTGTGGACCGACTAGTTCTCACCCTGTTCAACCGCGGCCAAATCAAGAACACCCACACCGAAACGTTCCCCGGTGGTCAGGTGCAGCTGACCACCGACGGACGCAAACTGTTCCTCGAACAATGGTCGATCGCACGCGAGAAGCCCTGGCCACATGTCCATCTCGATCGAGAAGTCCCAGCAGCCCTACTCCCGTTGGCCCAGGCGCGGTTACTGGCTCGGCACCTTCGCGACAGAACCGATACCTACGTACCGTGGACGGTGTCCTAA